A region from the Acomys russatus chromosome 24, mAcoRus1.1, whole genome shotgun sequence genome encodes:
- the Il36b gene encoding interleukin-36 beta, with protein MVWVLNGNSLTAVPASNNAKPVILNLIACRDTELQDVEKGNLVFLGIKSKNLCLFCKEIDGKPTLQLKDVDIMDVYNESKAPKAFLFYHGTEGSTSVFQSVSYPGWFIATSPTARQTVTLTQKRGEVNNTNFYLEPEN; from the exons ATGGTGTGGGTCCTGAATGGGAATTCTTTAACAGCAGTTCCTGCTAGCAACAACGCCAAGCCTG TCATTCTGAACTTGATAGCATGTAGAGACACGGAATTACAAGATGTGGAAAAAGGCAATCTAGTTTTCCTGGGAATCAAGAGCAAAAATCTGTGTCTCTTCTGCAAGGAAATCGACGGCAAACCCACTTTGCAGCTTAAG GATGTAGACATCATGGATGTGTACAATGAGAGCAAAGCGCCGAAAGCCTTTCTCTTCTACCACGGCACAGAGGGCTCCACGTCCGTCTTTCAGTCAGTCTCCTATCCTGGCTGGTTCATAGCCACCTCTCCCACAGCAAGACAGACAGTCACTCTCACACAGAAGAGGGGTGAGGTAAACAACACTAACTTCTACTTAGAGCCTGAGAATTAA